From the Lolium rigidum isolate FL_2022 chromosome 2, APGP_CSIRO_Lrig_0.1, whole genome shotgun sequence genome, one window contains:
- the LOC124688621 gene encoding protein TONSOKU, whose product MARGGGGRAREEEEELKGARRGYREASSEGNREEEARWANVIGDIHKRRGEYVEALRWLRIDYEVTVKYLPQRHLIESCQSLGEVYLRLGRFSEALTYQKKHLELAKDSNNLVEQQRASTQLGRTYHEIFLGSENDHSAMRNAKKYFESSMELVKILRKNASSEKSSYLKELIDAHNNLGMLELELENFDEAEKLLLEGLKICDEEEVNQYDDARTRLHHNLGNVYTELRKWKTAEDHIEKDIKICKQIRHLQGEAKGFINLGELHSQIQKYEQAELCYNKALGIIKDLEDEDALVDQIHQNIETVKKAAEVLEELKKDEQKLKKLVRDTSRAPETSNERKLLLEQHALLDDLIEKARMISSWHKHKEFSKAKKRVTIELCDKEKQSDALLSIGESYQKLRNFNKALKWYTKSWDIYQSIGNLEGQALAKVNIGNALDSRGDWEDALKAFEEGYRIAVEGDLPNVQLSALENMQYSNTVRFDNKIKAKKLQQKIDDLKQILNQHEARSTVSDYCPETESEGGDVSDNILDPVDSDGHGANTYSEEPDDNVILSSLVHRNRSSSNIKASKTHSTPKNVDRLCQMDEGTREVISKACGNQSGRKRVRMVISDDEADENPEIDQSKRILTSRTDHLSTSEHIAHGANNRIQDNLQPTEPMDAHSNYTPCPVEESICSFKSSSPIGHGNDGREIGASSGGKASASKPAASGSKVCSPASYSQPPGQNAVGLQSTDANHQFLAFRIGEHLVYLDANACICEAAFSIDSLKVEVACVYNLQILDEKSSKGLFPIIGELKCCGNVLDGAESTNYIGQLASEEKCIDVVIDDWVPKRLMKLYIDFCAKLSEVPNKKLLIKLYNLEVSEDEIILSDCGLQDLSITPFLDALRSHKTIAMLDLSHNMLGNQTIERLQEIFASSSQTYGGLTLDLHCNRFGPTALFQICECAVMIKRLEVLNLAGNRLTDGCSSYLFTILQKCKALYSLDVEQCSITSRTVQKMADAIDEGSVLSHLSIGKNNPISSNTMLNLLSKLASLKRFSQLSLTGIKLNKLMVDKLCSLARSMCATGFLLGGTSIGPGGTIKLTEALSSTSQELLRLDLSNCGLTTPELSQICTNLSQINILDLNLGGNSINLEGCDTVGVILANPQCSLRSLTLDRCNLGLAGITRIIQALAGNDQLEELRMAENTNLALERTLHFDEDMQDVSTSTERKRGNNAETSDDIAPGNVDLENMVVADSEDEAANEDRRAASGASRSCASSCQRNSYSGCEVIQELAGALVFAKQLKVLDLSRNGLSEEGIQSLYTAWASGERGDGIVRKHVSKEVVHFSVDGMSCCGLKPCCRRDLQM is encoded by the exons atggcgcgcggcggcggggggcgggcgagggaggaggaggaggagctgaagGGCGCGAGGCGGGGGTACCGGGAGGCGTCGTCGGAGGGGaaccgggaggaggaggcgcggtggGCCAACGTCATCGGCGACATCCACAAGCGCCGCGGGGAGTACGTCGAGGCGCTGCGCTGGCTGCGGATCGACTACGAGGTCACCGTCAAGTACCTCCCGCAGCGCCACCTCATCGAGTCCTGCCAGTCGCTCGGGGAGGTCTACCTCCGCCTCGGCCGATTCTCAGAGGCCCTCACCTACCAG AAGAAGCACCTAGAACTTGCCAAGGACTCGAATAACCTTGTTGAGCAGCAGCGAGCTAGTACCCAGCTCGGGAGAACCTACCATGAAATCTTTCTAGGATCTGAAAATGACCATAGTGCCATGCGCAATGCCAAGAAGTATTTCGAATCTTCCATGGAACTGGTAAAGATTCTAAGAAAGAATGCCTCGTCTGAAAAATCCTCCTATCTGAAGGAGCTCATCGATGCACACAATAATTTGGGCATGCTTGAACTGGAGCTTGAGAACTTTGACGAAGCTGAGAAACTGCTTCTCGAAGGTTTGAAAATATGTGATGAAGAAGAGGTAAACCAATATGATGATGCTCGTACTAGGCTTCATCATAATCTAGGAAATGTTTATACTGAGTTACGCAAATGGAAGACAGCCGAGGATCATATTGAGAAGGACATAAAGATATGTAAACAAATACGCCATCTTCAAGGTGAAGCAAAAGGATTTATAAATCTCGGGGAGTTGCATTCTCAGATTCAGAAGTATGAACAAGCAGAACTTTGTTACAATAAAGCTCTTGGTATAATAaaggatttggaagatgaagatgcacTAGTTGACCAGATTCATCAGAATATTGAAACTGTTAAGAAAGCAGCTGAAGTTCTCGAGGAGTTGAAGAAAGATGAGCAGAAACTGAAAAAGCTTGTCAGAGATACTTCGAGGGCTCCTGAAACATCAAATGAGAGGAAACTCCTCCTTGAGCAGCATGCATTGCTGGATGATCTTATTGAGAAGGCAAGAATGATATCTTCATGGCACAAA CACAAGGAATTTTCCAAAGCGAAAAAGAGAGTAACAATTGAACTTTGTgacaaggaaaaacagagtgatgcTCTTCTGTCCATAGGAGAATCATACCAAAAGCTGAGAAACTTCAATAAAGCTCTTAAATGGTACACAAAAAGCTGGGACATCTATCAATCGATTGGAAATTTAGAG GGGCAAGCATTAGCAAAAGTGAACATTGGGAATGCTCTTGATTCTCGTGGTGACTGGGAGGATGCATTGAAAGCTTTTGAAGAAGGCTACAG AATTGCTGTGGAAGGTGACCTGCCAAACGTGCAACTTTCTGCCCTTGAAAACATGCAGTACAGTAACACGGTCAGATTTGATAATAAAATAAAAGCCAA GAAGCTGCAGCAAAAAATAGATGACCTAAAGCAAATATTGAATCAACACGAAGCAAGGAGTACTGTTAGTGACTATTGCCCAGAAACTGAATCTGAAGGTGGTGATGTATCTGATAATATACTTGATCCAGTGGATAGTGATGGGCATGGTGCAAATACATATTCAGAGGAGCCCGATGATAATGTTATTCTCTCCTCACTAGTTCATAGAAATAGAAGCTCATCCAATATCAAGGCATCCAAGACACATAGCACCCCCAAGAATGTTGATAGATTATGTCAGATGGATGAGGGAACTAGAGAAgttataagtaaagcatgtggtaATCAGTCTGGTAGAAAACGTGTCCGTATGGTTATATCAGACGATGAAGCTGACGAGAATCCTGAAATTGATCAATCAAAAAGGATACTAACTAGTCGAACAGATCACCTGTCTACATCAG AGCATATAGCCCATGGAGCAAACAACAGAATTCAG GATAATTTACAACCTACTGAACCCATGGATGCGCACAGTAACTACACACCCTGCCCTGTTGAGGAAAGTATATGTTCATTCAAATCAAGTAGTCCCATTGGTCATGGTAATGATGGCCGGGAAATAGGAGCTTCTAGTGGAGGAAAGGCATCTGCATCCAAACCAGCAGCAAGTGGTTCCAAAGTTTGTAGCCCTGCATCATACAGTCAGCCACCAGGTCAAAATGCTGTCGGCCTTCAATCCACAGATGCTAATCAT CAGTTTTTGGCGTTCAGAATTGGTGAGCACCTGGTGTACTTGGATGCAAATGCTTGCATATGTGAGGCTGCTTTTAGCATTGATTCTCTTAAAGTTGAAGTGGCATGTGTATACAACCTTCAGATTCTTGATGAGAAGAGCTCCAAAG GCTTGTTTCCTATTATTGGGGAACTCAAGTGTTGTGGGAATGTACTGGATGGTGCAGAATCAACAAATTATATTGGTCAACTTGCTTCTGAAGAGAAGTGCATTGATGTTGTTATTGATG ATTGGGTGCCAAAGCGGTTGATGAAACTGTACATTGATTTCTGCGCCAAGTTATCAGAAGTACCAAACAAGAAGCTATTGATAAAATTATATAATCTCGAA GTTTCTGAAGATGAAATCATTTTGTCTGATTGTGGACTGCAAGATCTTTCAATTACACCTTTTCTTGATGCCCTTAGATCCCATAAGACAATAGCCATGTTGGATCTTTCTCATAACATGCTAG GAAACCAAACAATTGAAAGGCTTCAAGAAATATTTGCATCGTCAAGCCAAACGTACGGTGGCTTGACACTGGATTTACATTGCAATCGATTCGGTCCAACAGCTTTATTCCAG ATATGCGAGTGTGCTGTTATGATTAAACGACTGGAAGTACTTAATCTGGCTGGGAATCGCCTCACAGATGGTTGCAGttcttatcttttcacaatcctaCAGAAGTGCAAAG CACTATATAGCCTGGATGTTGAGCAGTGTTCTATCACATCAAGAACAGTTCAGAAGATGGCAGATGCAATAGATGAAGGATCGGTCCTTTCACATCTCTCGATAG gaaagaacaatccgattTCTAGCAACACAATGCTTAACCTTCTCTCCAAGCTGGCTTCTCTGAAAAG GTTTTCACAGCTAAGCTTAACTGGTATAAAACTGAATAAGTTAATGGTTGATAAGCTGTGTTCTCTTGCGCGATCCATGTGTGCAACGGGATTTCTGCTAGGTGGAACTTCCATTGGACCG GGAGGAACAATTAAGCTTACCGAAGCATTATCTAGCACATCTCAAGAATTGTTGAGGTTGGATTTATCTAACTGTGGGCTCACAACTCCTGAACTCTCACAGATATGTACAAATCTTTCTCAAATCAACATTCTTGACTTGAACCTAGGAGGGAATTCCATTAACTTGGAG GGATGCGATACTGTTGGGGTTATACTTGCAAATCCCCAATGCAGTCTCAGATCTCTCACCCTTGACAGATGCAATCTTGGGCTTGCTGGCATTACTCGTATTATTCAGGCACTAGCAG GGAATGACCAACTGGAGGAGCTGCGCATGGCTGAGAACACAAACTTGGCACTAGAACGGACATTGCATTTCGACGAAGACATGCAGGATGTATCGACAAGTACTGAGCGTAAACGCGGTAACAACGCCGAAACAAGTGATGACATAGCTCCAGGAAACGTAGATCTTGAGAATATGGTGGTGGCAGATAGTGAAGATGAAGCGGCCAATGAAGACCGGCGCGCAGCGTCGGGTGCCTCCCGGAGCTGTGCAAGTTCTTGCCAGAGAAACTCTTATTCAGGCTGTGAGGTCATCCAAGAACTCGCTGGGGCCCTAGTTTTTGCGAAGCAACTGAAGGTGCTTGACCTCAGCCGGAACGGGTTGTCCGAGGAGGGCATACAGTCGCTGTATACTGCTTGGGCTTCTGGCGAGAGAGGCGATGGAATAGTTCGGAAACATGTGAGCAAGGAGGTGGTTCATTTCTCGGTGGATGGTATGAGTTGCTGCGGCCTCAAACCCTGCTGCAGAAGAGACTTGCAAATGTAG